Proteins found in one Oryza glaberrima chromosome 4, OglaRS2, whole genome shotgun sequence genomic segment:
- the LOC127771476 gene encoding trihelix transcription factor ENAP1-like yields the protein MASSSPTNAAAAAAAAARRVPPPCWTPDETLALARAYTARRLAVGRAHLTSADWAAVADAATPTKTARQCRHKVEKLRRRLRSKRRRPCPLLDAIDLLDGPSPSASPSQSPSPPPPASPPPLPPAPSSPPPKKRRLPDADADADAEDDGESDVVKALRAIGEGFLRAEQRRMEAARKTQQMRMEMALRHLDSQRRLMEALVDRIIDSLE from the coding sequence ATGGCTTCTTCTTCCCCCACcaacgccgcggccgccgccgccgccgccgcccgccgcgtgccgccgccgtgctggacCCCCGACGAGACCCTCGCGCTCGCCCGCGCCTACACCGCGCGACGCCTCGCGGTGGGACGGGCGCACCTGACCTCCGCCGACTGggcggccgtcgccgacgcggcCACCCCGACCAAGACCGCGCGCCAGTGCCGCCACAAGGTCGagaagctccgccgccgcctccgatctaagcgccgccgcccctgcccgCTCCTCGACGCGATCGATCTCCTCGACGGGCCTTCCCCTTCCGCGTCCCCGTCGCaatccccctccccgccgccgccagcctcgccgccgcctcttcctcccgctccctcctccccgcctcccaAGAAGAGGAGGCTGCCTgatgccgatgccgatgccgatgcGGAGGATGACGGGGAGAGCGACGTGGTGAAGGCGCTGAGGGCGATCGGGGAGGGTTTCCTGCGGGCGGAGCAGAGGcggatggaggcggcgaggaagacgCAGCAGATGCGCATGGAGATGGCACTCCGGCACCTCGATTCGCAGCGGAGGCTCATGGAAGCGCTCGTCGACCGCATCATTGACTCCCTAGAGTAA